TCGAACCCCCGACCGACGGCTTAGAAGGCCGTTGCTCTATCCTGCTGAGCTACTGAGACATGGTGTGTGTTCCTAAAAACCTCTTAGGAAAGACAATATTTATTATATGTCCTTTATTACATAATGTCAACATGAATTTTACTATGGAGGCAAGGTTTGCCTTGAAAATATTATATACCTATTTATTGTATGAAGCTATAGCTTTCTTTATGTTATTTCACTGCATTACATTGTCTTATTTTTTGTTAAAATAATAAGCAAAAATGGAGGTATGTGTATGTTTGAAAAGTCGGTGGTTGTGGTGACTGGTGGTGCGCAAGGAATTGGAGAAGGGATTGTACGTGCATATGCACAGCGTGGTGCCAAGGTTGTAATTGCAGATGTGAATGTAGAACTGGGTCATCAATTAGCGCAAGAGTGTAATGAGCAAGGGTATTCGGCATTGTTTGTGGAGGCGGATGTGACAAAGGAACAAGATATTGTTGCGTTAATGCAGCAAACGGTCCAACATTTTGGGACGATTACGATTTTAATTAATAATGCGGGTAAGTTTGAGCATGTGTCACCTTATGATATTACGGTTGCGCAATGGCATAATCTTTTACAAACGAATTTAACGAGTGTTTTATTTTGTTCTAGAGAAGCGGCTAAAATCATGCGGACAAATGAGCTTGGTGGTTCGATTGTTTCTTTAGCCTCTACAAGGGCTTTTATGTCTGAGCCTTATAGTGAAGCGTATGCCGCTTCCAAGGGCGGTATTGTAGCGTTAACGCATGCATTAGCCCGCTCTTTCGGTCCAGATAACATTACGGTCAATTGTATATCACCTGGTTGGATTGAAACAGGTGATTATGAACAGCTACGTGCTATCGATCATGAACAACATCTAGTTGGGCGTGTTGGTGTGCCGGAAGATATTGCGCAAGCATGTTTGTACTTAACAAATCCAGCTAATCGATTTGTCACAGGGATTAATATTACGGTCGATGGAGGCATGACAAAGAAAATGATCTATGAGGAATAATGAAACGTGCCTTGATTTTTGCACATTCAAGGATCGTGTAGAGTATTCTACACTAGAATGAATTTTTTAAGGGAGTGAATGTGCATTGTTTCCATATTCAAACAGCTATTACGGGAATTCTTTAAGCGCCATCTATACGGCTCCATCCAACCAATATACTGCGCCTATTCGGCACTTTTTACAGCCACAACAGGATCATCGCAGGTGCATTAGTAAAGCAGAGTCTGATTTTATGGCGATGAATCGACTGTTGTGGATGGAGCATGTTAATTGGACGAGGATGACCATTATAAGTATTGTCTTTAATTTGCCGGATTTACCATTTGTGCAAGCACGTCTTTTACGCAATGCGACGGATTTAGGCAATTGTCTGCGCCCATTTTATGGCGATCAAATAGCAGATCGCTATGCAGAGTTGATAAAAGAGCATTTACTTATTGCAGCGCAGCTTGTCACAGCGGCGAATAAAGGAGATGCGGCAACAGCAGCGGCAAAAGAACAAGAATGGTATCGTAATGCAGATGACATTGCCATATTTTTAAGTTCCATTAATCCATATTTAACTAAAGAAGCTGTGCAGCAAATGTTTTATCGCCATTTAGCTTTAACGAAAAAAGAAGCCGTGACGATGATTCAAAAAGACTATCAATCAGACGTGCAAGTGTTTGATGATATAGAGGCAGAGGCACTTGCTATGTCGGACATGATTGCAAATGCGATCGTCATGCAGTTTTGCTACCGCTTTTATTCATAATAAATAAAAAACCAGATTCATCGACAATGTGCATTTGTCCATCAATCTGGTTTTTCGTATTGGTGAAAAAGACTATGATTGCTCCGTATCGGTTTGTTGTAGTTCCACGTAGCGGTAATATAAATTTCGTAATTCAGATTCTTTAAACTTGCCTAGATGTGTTTTTAATTGAGGATGCACTAAAATTCCTTTTGCGCGTAGCTCTTTGACAAACCAACCTTTTGAATATTGATGCACGTTGCACCGTCTCCTTTTCTATTAGTCATCCATAGCGTATGCGCAAAGGTTTTGTGCTGTTACCGCTCCCTCGTGTTACGACAAAATAAAAACAAAGGACAAGAAATAATCCTTTGTTTTCAGTCAATTATGTGCCACAAAACGTTTGGTATGGACAGTTGGATGGTTCTGGTAGTGTGGCATATGCTTCTTGTTCCGCTAAATGCGCGTATGGTTGAGATAGCGCCTGTAATAGCTTATCCATAACACGGTAATCACCGCGTGTAACAGCCGCTTCTAACGCTTCTTCTACCCGATGGTTTCGCGGAATAACTGCAGGGTTCGTGTCTCGCATTAACTGCTGTGATTGTGCTTTGGATGGTTCTTGCCTTTGTCTTCTTGCTTGCCACTGTTCGTACCACTTTTTAAATTCCTTACTATCAAAAAGTGCCGTTCCTTCACATCTTTGAAACGTTAGTGAACGGAATGTATTTGTATAATCAGCTTCATGCTTTTCCATTAACGTTAAAAGTTCATCTACCAGTGTGGCATCTTGCTGTTCTTCATTAAAGAGACCAAGCTTTGCTCGCATTCCCGCTAACCAGTTTGTATAATACAACTGCGGATATTGTTCAATTACTTGCTGAGCTAATGCTACAGCATCTTCAGGGTCGTCATGGATAAGTGGAAGGAGCGTTTCAGCAAAACGCGTAATATTCCATCCTCCAATAGGCGGCTGATTGCCATAGGCATAGCGTCCTTGTCGGTCGATGGAGCTAAAAACTGTTGCTGGATTATAACGATCCATAAAAGCACAAGGACCATAATCAATCGTTTCACCGCTAATCGTCATATTATCTGTGTTCATTACACCATGGATAAAGCCGACTAGTTGCCATTTGGCAATAAGAGCTGCCTGTCTTTTCATAACTTCTTGAAGCAAGCTCAAATAGCGATTTTGCGTCTGTTCAATCATTGGGAAATGGCGTTGGATTGCATAATCAGCTAACTTCTGAAGCTCTTCATCGCTACCCCATTGTGCCGCATATTGAAATGTCCCTACACGTAAATGACTACTTGCAACACGCGTCAAAATCGCACCAGGTAGTTCTGTTTCACGAAGTACTGTTTCTCCTGTTGTCACTACTGCCAAACTACGGGAAGTTGGGATGCCTAACGCAAACATTGCTTCGCTAATAATATATTCACGAAGCATCGGACCAAGTGCTGCGCGGCCGTCTCCTCCTCTAGAGTAAGGTGTTCGTCCTGAACCTTTGAGTCCGATGTCATAGCGCTCCCCTAAAGGTGTTATTTGTTCGCCTAGAAGGAGTGCTCTACCGTCCCCTAACATATTAAAATGCCCAAATTGATGTCCTGCATATGCCTGTGCAAGCGGCAATGCTCCCTTTGGTATCTCGTTACCTGCAAGAACCTCAATACCATCTTCTTGTTGAAGCGCACTATAATCTAATCCAAGGGACTTTGCCACTGCTTCATTTAGAATCGCCAATTTGGGCGCATGCACGCGATTTAATTGAAGTTGGCTATAGAATGAACTTGGTAGACGAGCATAGCTATTATCAAAATTCCAACCAATATTGTTTGCCTTAGTCATTTTATCACCCTTGTTCTTTTCATTTAGTCTTTCTACTAACATGCAATTCATTCGTGGACGTATTTTCCAAGCCTTTGTAATCCATAAATAGAAAAACGCTTAAACTCTCTTTTCATAGAATCTTAAGCGTTTTTAATAAGTTTGAGTTATTTCCGAATAAACGTATGCGTTGACATACATTCATTGTTCTCTGTGAAGAAATCCACCTGAAAATAGCTAGCTTGAATATCTATAACTGCAAAGCTTTTTTCATTGCCACCTCTTGGCTTTAATAAACTTCCTGGATTGATAAATAAGACATCATCAATCATCTCGGAACCTAATAGATGTGAATGTCCGAAGCACACAATATGTGCAGCGACTTCCTTTGCTCGATACGATAATGCCAACATGGATGATTTGACATTAAATAAATGACCATGTGTCACAAAAAGGGCAGCATCTCCTGCTTGCACAATTATTTCCTCTGGAAAAGCTTTATCAAGATCACAATTTCCCCTTACTTTTTTCATGCCATCTAATGCAGCATGGGAAAAGGGCAGTTCGCTATCCCCACAATGAATCATTATTTCGACCTGCGGATAAAAGCCACGTACTCGGTCAATAACATGGCTATCTCCATGTGTATCACTCATGACCACTATT
This DNA window, taken from Lysinibacillus sp. FSL M8-0337, encodes the following:
- a CDS encoding glucose 1-dehydrogenase — protein: MFEKSVVVVTGGAQGIGEGIVRAYAQRGAKVVIADVNVELGHQLAQECNEQGYSALFVEADVTKEQDIVALMQQTVQHFGTITILINNAGKFEHVSPYDITVAQWHNLLQTNLTSVLFCSREAAKIMRTNELGGSIVSLASTRAFMSEPYSEAYAASKGGIVALTHALARSFGPDNITVNCISPGWIETGDYEQLRAIDHEQHLVGRVGVPEDIAQACLYLTNPANRFVTGINITVDGGMTKKMIYEE
- a CDS encoding DUF2639 domain-containing protein; its protein translation is MHQYSKGWFVKELRAKGILVHPQLKTHLGKFKESELRNLYYRYVELQQTDTEQS
- a CDS encoding YdiU family protein translates to MTKANNIGWNFDNSYARLPSSFYSQLQLNRVHAPKLAILNEAVAKSLGLDYSALQQEDGIEVLAGNEIPKGALPLAQAYAGHQFGHFNMLGDGRALLLGEQITPLGERYDIGLKGSGRTPYSRGGDGRAALGPMLREYIISEAMFALGIPTSRSLAVVTTGETVLRETELPGAILTRVASSHLRVGTFQYAAQWGSDEELQKLADYAIQRHFPMIEQTQNRYLSLLQEVMKRQAALIAKWQLVGFIHGVMNTDNMTISGETIDYGPCAFMDRYNPATVFSSIDRQGRYAYGNQPPIGGWNITRFAETLLPLIHDDPEDAVALAQQVIEQYPQLYYTNWLAGMRAKLGLFNEEQQDATLVDELLTLMEKHEADYTNTFRSLTFQRCEGTALFDSKEFKKWYEQWQARRQRQEPSKAQSQQLMRDTNPAVIPRNHRVEEALEAAVTRGDYRVMDKLLQALSQPYAHLAEQEAYATLPEPSNCPYQTFCGT
- a CDS encoding metallophosphoesterase is translated as MQIVVMSDTHGDSHVIDRVRGFYPQVEIMIHCGDSELPFSHAALDGMKKVRGNCDLDKAFPEEIIVQAGDAALFVTHGHLFNVKSSMLALSYRAKEVAAHIVCFGHSHLLGSEMIDDVLFINPGSLLKPRGGNEKSFAVIDIQASYFQVDFFTENNECMSTHTFIRK